GGCGCAAGAGCATCGTCGGCCAGATCATGCAGGTGGCGAAGCTGGGCACCATGTTCCCGGTGTACAGCATGATCTACATGATCGCCCCGAACTCCACCATGGGGCTGTTCATGAAGAAACCGTTCGTCAAGTTCATCGTGCACTCGGCCAGCTACGCCTTCTTTCTCAGTACGTATAACCCGGGACGCGGTCGCCCATTCAAGGCTTACTTACGCTACCCGCCCTTTTCCCTCACTCCGCAGTGCTACTGGGGGGTGCGTCACAGCGCGTGGAGTACCTGGCGATCGAATGGTTCGGACCGGACTGGGCGCAGGACATTCTGGCGGAGTGGAAGCGCAAAGAGCGTGGGTCGCTGCCCGGGCTCTTCGAGTGTCTGGTGATACTCTACATCATAAGTATGGCCTAGCTTCTCCCCCGTGTCGCACCGATGTTTCTTTACTTTCGTTTCTTCCGCCCGCCCGTAGGTTTGATTTGGCACGAGATGAAGTCGCTCTGGAACGATGGGCTGATGGAGTACGTGTCCGACCTGTGGAACATTGTGGACTTCATCTCGAACACGTTCTACATCGTTTGGATGAGCCTGCGCTTCACCTCCTGGTACACGGTGTGGGTAGGTAGTGGCTCGCGACTTTCTGCTCTGCTGGCGGTTGtaatggttgttgttttcgtttcgtcacTGCCATGGTGGCTTCAGCGTGACGCTCGAGCGGGCCTCAATCCGTGGTACCCGCGGGAGCAGTGGGACCCGTTCGATCCGATGCTGCTGTCGGAGGGTTCGTTCGCCGCCGGCATGATCTTCTCCTTCCTCAAGCTGGTGCACATCTTCTCGATCAACCCGCACCTCGGGCCGCTCCAGGTGTCGCTCGGGCGTATGATCATCGATATCATCAAGTTCTTCTTCATCTACACGCTCGTGCTGTTCGCGTTCGGGTGCGGGCTGAACCAGCTGCTCTGGTACTACGCGGTGCTGGAGAAGAACAAGTGCTACCACCTGCCGAGCGGGCTACCGGACTTCGACAACAACGAGAAGGCGTGCGGCATTTGGCGCCGGTTCGCCAACCTGTTCGAAACGTCGCAATCGCTGTTCTGGGCCTCCTTCGGCCTCGTCGACCTGATGGCGTTCGAGCTGAGCGGCATCAAGAGTTTCACGCGCTTCTGGGCGCTGCTCATGTTCGGCTCGTACAGTGTCATCAACATTATCGTGCTGCTCAACATGCTGATTGCCATGATGAGCAACTCGTACCAGATCATCTCGGTAAGGCCTCCGGGGCAAACGGCCACGGCAAACCTCcccgtctctcgctctctctctctctctgtgggctGATACAGAGCTGTACTCCGCACAGGAACGGTCCGACACCGAGTGGAAGTTTGCCCGGTCGCGGCTCTGGATGAGCTACTTCGAGGACGGTGACACGCTGCCGCCCCCGTTCAATCTGTTCCCATCGATCAAAAACTTCACCAAACTATGCAAATGCTCCGACGACAAGCGCTCCACGACGAGCATAATCGTAAGTAGGGGATAATTGAGTTACGCGAGTCTCGAGTTTTTCGGCCatcgccccgggggccggccggggcctATTTTCGCTCTGCTTCGGTCCCGGTCCAAACTGGACGGGTACcgtattttattttgctttcgctgTGTGTTGCTCTTGGAATGAAACTGATTACTggttccgggcccggccggggtTGGCGCTGGAGGCCCCACCGGGGGGTCAACACGTTCATGTGGCACTGACAGGCactaacagcaacaacaacactttcCGGTCGGAACAGAAGCGAAACCGAGAAAAGGCGCAACGGCGCCACGAGAACGTCATGAAGCTGCTGGTGCGGCGCTACGTCACCGCGGAGCAGCGCAAGCGGGACGATTTCGGCATCACCGAGGACGACGTGATGGAAATCCGGCAGGACATCAGCACACTGCGCTACGAGCTGATCGACATCCTGCACCAGAACGGCATGCGGACGCCGAACCTGAAGCCGAACGACAACGCAAGTAAGTCGCAGCCACGAACTCGCTGCGAATGATGCCCGATAATCTCTTTTCTCGTGTCCCGACCGGACATGCAGTCGCTGGCAAGAAGGGCCGTGTGATGGAGCGCCGCATACTGAAGGACTTCCAGATTGGGTTCGTCGAGGGCATCCTGCAGGATACGTTCAGCTCGCCGGGCGAGAAGCCGGCGGATGTGTTCAGCACCATCGCCAAGGCGATCGGCAACAAGGCGAGCACCAAGAAGAAGTAGGTCGCGGTGTCCCGGCCGGGTCCGATTCcgttctctccctctctcattctctctctgtctctctcgttcgcAGGAAGCCGGAAGACTGGAATGCACTGGTGCGCCGCAGCACGGTGGCCCGCGACCCGATCGGCAACTCGACCGAGGCGATCATGCGCCGCAGCCGCCAGAGCCTGCGGAAGCAGATCCTCGACAACTCGGAGATGGGGCTGGACATGGACACGGACCACCTGGTCGCGTACAACCCGAAGCTGTCGGAGGTGACGCCGGTGACGCGCGTGGCGTACGTCAAGTTCATGACCACGAAGCTCAAAAAGGACGTGGCGGacggggcggcggcgacggccgacgaGGCGGCGGGGGCGGCGTTCGAGAACGAGCGCCGCCAGTCGTGGAAGCGCAACTCCCTCAAGAAGCTGGTCGACATGAAGGACAAGATCAACGTAAGTGTCCGGTTCCCGCCATTCCGACGCCCGACTTGATCACGATCCCTCCCGTTTTTACAGAACCTCAGCCAGGAGCCAGACGAGGAAGCCAGCAACGGGGACCGGGAAGCGCCGGGAGAAGCAACTGGCACTGCCACCAGCGCCGAGGAACCGATGGTCGACGATGTCCGGGCGCCGTCTGGtacgtcgtcgtcatcggagTCGGCCCCGGTGTCGACTGTGGACCGGCCGAAGGTGCGCGTCCGTTCGCCCATCATCGAAGATCCGAACGAGGAGCGCGAGGATACGCCGTCGAGCTTtagtccgccgccgccaccgctgggAGGGGACCCCATCCCCGAGCGGCCCGTTTCACCGATACCACCCAACAGCCCGCCATTACCACGGcacgcggcagcagcagcagcagagttgGGTGACGGTCCCGAACCGGAGCCTGAGCCCGAGCCCGCGGTTCCGGAGGTCCGGGTGACCACTGCGAGTGCGACTGGGGCCACTGTCTCGCCGACCGGCAGTACGCGGTCGGTCAAGCCACCGTCCAGTCCAGCGAAGACGGCCCGGGTCAAGTCGCCCGAGCGGGCCACGCTGAGTCCTGACCACGGTGAGCCCACGCCCGCGCCATCACCCACGAACCGCGGGAAGTCGAAGAGCACCGGTCGCAACCTGGGCGGGTGGCTCTGAGGCGGGTGGCCCGCGACAAGCTGCTGCCTCCCGCACCACTCTGCACTCTGGACATCGACCTGGAACTGGACCAGGATCTGGACCTGGATTTGGCCGCCCTTTTTAACGCTTTAAACCCGCGTTCATTCGTAGTTCGTTGCTTAGCTAGAGCGTGATGCCCCACTGCACCCGCACCGCACCTTGTTGCGTTGGTGTTTTCGTCGACCGCCAATGTGCCCCCCTCCCGGACACCTAGTAGCCACCGCCGCGCGTGCTTCGGGATGCTGTGTGCTTTCTGCTCTCCTAGCTCTCGGCCTCCCCACGGCTCttttgttaaacaaaatcGAGCCAACGAAgtagagtgagagagcgtgCGCGAGAAAGAGACGGAGTGAgaaaggagagcgagagagagagagagagcaagcgaCAGAGCGTAAAGCCGCTTACCGTGCACGTTAATTAGcaataatttgtttgttttgtacatTGAATGGACTAAATAAATGGTTTTTCGAAAATGGCGGCCACAAAGCATCTCTCTGCCTTCCGCCCTCCCCCTGCCTGTTGGGTCTACCGCCTCAGGCACGGTGTTACCAATCTGGCCAGAAACGACCACGTTTTGCCAGTATTTCGCTATCGATCCGGCAGAGTCCACATTATCCTGCCGTCGTCTTCGCCGGCTTGGAGGTTCGGACGCAACAGGTTGCCCACAATTGAAGGCTTTTGAAGCAGCCGGACACCCAGGCCCGATGGGCACGGCGGTCCGTGCCATTGCTGGAGCGCTGGTGACATGGACGATGgcgagtgaaagaaaaagtgccCGAGGGTGCGCCATCCGGGAAGGCGTTGAAGTGACAAAAGCAAGACTTGAAAGAATCGGCCCGGAACTGCCTACACCCGCTTTAAGTCGCCAACGGACGACAACGGTGCTAACGGTGAGGGACAATATTAGTTCAGATTTGCTTTTACACCTATTTCGCAGTCATCGGTGAATTGGAGCGGTGCGAAACCAAGTTTCCGATTTTCTATATCACTTTTCTTCCTGTTGCACGGAACTGGAGCAACTATGATGGACGCAGTTATTTATGAGCAACAGTAACGTGATATCTAGTATATGTTTTGATCTTCCAAACGCAGAATTAACAACACCAAAATGAATTGAATAACAAATAGGGGGTATCTAGACTACTCTCTAACCGCCAAACatattcaataaaaaaacaatcagaAGGCATCTTCTGTGAGTGTCATTGGTCTAGGCTGCTCAATAAATTCGGCGCCTCGACAACAAAGAGCACTGCTATGAGCCTTATTTTTTTggttatattggtacactcttcaaatgaacttatgtgaagtttcgtttcaatcggtcacttacttTTTTTACATGCCATTTAATATCaacatgtcacagtattttttataaTGGAAAAAACCAAGCATCGTGGAGTGactgaatttttatttttggaaggtttaaaacaaaggtgatttatgaacgaatgtggaaagtgtacaaggactcttcagctttaattagggggttaaaaggggggtttctgagtttaaatgtggtcatagtagccttcaagacgatccatgtcaaaaacgtcaaaaaacagacacaacaactgaaatcgtaaaaaagatcaggatatcgtattggaaaatcgtcgaatcacttacagagatttagtGTAAGACCTAACCATCCCATtaagcagtataaccaataaTTTGACTGAAGTATggggtttcagaaagctgtttgcaaaatgggtgccgcattcgataaaaatggaaaaacgcattcgaatgcaactttcttgTCAACAGCTGGAgtgttttcgataggataaagtggattttgtgcattgaatcatcactgtggatgagacttggaTCTATCgctatgatcctgaatcaaaacaagatgCTAAGGAGTGGTGCCAAgcttttttttcaattccgaAAAAATTGAGCGTGAAtatcgtttttcatcaaatgatgacgtcaaaaacagctgcggaagcttATTTTGaaccgtttccattttttcactccagggattgaatttataaattggagccTCCTAGGAACatgtgtattgatgttcaggagGGCCATTCTGAATAATTAAGTGTAtatcaaaccataaaaatgtgtttttttttatcgaggctccgaatttattGCGCAGCCCAGTATGATAAAGTTTTCGAACCTATATGATTCAATTTTACCATCGGCAGCGGATTTACTGCAACTTCTCTTATTCTGGGTAAAGATGCTCTGGAGTGATGAATTATTTGCAAAACTCAACTACAGTGGCGAGGAGTTTAATTTGTCCTAAAACAATCTGATCAACAATAATATTGAAACGCTTTCGACAGGACCGCATGATCAATTCATGCTGTTGCTGAACTGcccattaatcaacaaaaaatcaaaactaaacttttcaaataaacttctcatataaaaaataattttcctccctttttttaacctatgcctcttcttTGTGGTCgcaatgctccaaaactaacttccagtcactacaaatcagactgaataaaattctcaaaatgatccttaaCTCTGGAGAACGCCAACGAATCTTCTCCGCAGGCTtgtcgaaattaacaaactagAAGAAGTTCCACCCAACAcaattcgagagctaattaCCTGAAGCTTTTTAAAGTaaactagttgtaagatgttgttagtttCTAGATACGAGTGGAATAAACCGACTCAATGTCACGTCACATAACAGATAATTTAAAAAGgtgtaattcgaaacattttcacttcaatcattttaatATCTTAGACTTATTATATAGCTGCAATCCtaatgtggaatatctctgtactctaATGTgatcaagcatttatgtctaataaagttccaatttaaaaaaaaaggcgaagtGTGCAAATTGTCCGATGCTACGCGGTAATCCGAAGGAAATCGATCCAAGATTTGTTGTAAAACTATAATCGTActcatttgttgtttttcgttctcttttGCCATTGCAATGATGCCTCCTTCCTTCCTGAGACCGGCACAGGGTTTGTTAACTTGAGTGCCAAAATTTAATGTTGGTGCTTAACACGCTTCTTCGCGTTCTAATAATTACTAAATAAATGTGTGTTGGAATTTCTGGAGCTCAGGATCGTACCTGGAAATCAGAAATCGACTCTGCATCGGAAAACCACGTCCACGTGGCTGCCACGAAACCCTCGATTGGGGGAATTTGAAGCGCGAGCTTTTTGGAAACACTGCCTGTGAGCTCTTCCCACAGCGGATCACCACTGGCGCCTTCGCTGACGTCATAAACGccttcgctggccgccggtggaatTTTATCCGGTGTTAAGTGTTCCGCTTCGTGCACAACTCGATCGGCTGCAGAAGTTTGCCCGAGCGCTGGCCAAGAAGAAGGCCAGAAGGTGCAGCATTACTTTCGATgcacggcacgcacgcacgtagAGAtagcgagagggagagagagagtgacagagagcCTTGCTGTCACCCGCCCGAAAATGGTCGGCCCATGGGTTCGATGGCTTAAAATAGCAGCAATATTGGCCACGCAGTGGCGACGCCAGGACCCATGTCCCGGATGTCCTGCCCTGTGGCACGCCGTGGCTCCACCGCGGACTCCACGGCGGGGGaacgaaaattaattgcaacGCATCTGTTTTAATTCCGGGGACACGGGCCAGGACCCCGGGGATCctgggcccggccccgggcttTGGTGGCGCATATTTGAAATCCCAGCGTTGGCTCCTGCTGGCCTGCTCCAGGGGCTACGGGCGCTCCTGGAAAGTCTTGGAACTAATAAAACTGTCATTACGTTGCCGATGACACCTCATCAGACATCAGCATCCTCGGACACGACGCCATGGCGGCCTCCGGTGTGACACGGTTACCGAGACCCCCGGCGGCACTAAATGGCCATTGTTCGTCGGTGGTGGAGGGGTGCAAGGGAGGTGTGCTAGATTGGGCCGACGGATTGGAGGTCCCCGGCCACAGGGCTAATCGTCCCGTAATCGGCGGAAAGTGACCGAGATCCCCGTGCGGAGTTCGGTAGTGCAGCCAATCACCTGTGTCGGGTGCCAAGGGAGCGGGGGGGAAGGAAGGGGAGGGAGTGCTATGAGCGGTTGCGCCCGGTTGCGTGTGGTGCGAAAACATCCTTACAATCCTTATCCGAGGCAATCTGTATCGAAGAGCCCGACAAGGACCGAACGATACCGAAcaaggcgagagagagagagggagagagttgTGATTATGCCTGCGGATCCTTccgagacagagcgagagagagagagagagagattgttCGGTGTGCAGTCCGGCAAGATGTCTGACTGATGATGAAATGCTGCCCTGCGAAAGGTCCTGCGAGCCGAAGAATATCTGCACAACCCGCATCCTTGGGCTTAGACGCGGAGGAGGTGGAGGTGAAGCCGGGGCGGATGGGGGGAGGATAGCCTGCCCAGTGAAGCATGCGCCCAGCTGCAGCTCGCTGACCGCTGCTgggaggacgacgatgacggggaATTCAAATTCTCCCGACCGCGGCCTATAAAAGGACGCACTGGTAGTGACTGGCTCGACACAACACGGACCGCACGCCGACGCGAACGGAACCCGTAATCCGGAAGCCTCCGCGAAACCAAAGCCAGCCCGCTCTCGAAGCCCCCGCGGCAGGTGATGGTGTTGGGCCGATGATAGTAGCCGCAGAGATCGAGCGCAGGACATCATTCAACTAAGCCGCCAACGTCCTCCAGGAGTGCGTGTCAGTGAGTGCGTGTGCGTGAGCAAGAACCAGGACTCGGTTGGACCCGGTTCTTTGCCCCTCCCCCAAGTGTTGGCCCCAGGCTTACGGTACCAGTAGTTGGTCTCGCAGATCTCCCACGGTATAATCCCCGGCCTGCCGGACGATGCCGGCCTTCGTTTCCGTTGCGCTGGTCCTACTGGCGGTGCACTTCTGCCGGGCGGAAGGTAAGTGCTCACCCCAAGACCTCCAGTACTCCATATGTTGTCCAGACCCAGTGAGTGGGGGCTCCTGCTTGAGGATTCTCCAACGATTCTCGGGCCTCCCCCAGAACTCAGACATCTCTGAGCCAGCTCCCCAGCCAGTTTGTGAACTACCGAAACGAATATTCTGTTTGGCTACCGGCCGATTTCAGTGGTCCCCAGTACTCCAGTAGTTCCCAGTACTTCCTTTTGGGCGATGCGCTTACCCTGCGGTGTCTGCTAGAGTAGCTATTATTAAGCAAAACCAATGATGTTCTTGGACGCCTTCGAAGATTATGGCTCTATAACCGGAAGGCAGCGGAGGATAATTGTTTTCTTGCCCGCGTGGAACGGTGTTTCTCTAGTGTCGCCACCATAACCACCACCGTTAATCTAATTCTCCCGAATGGATAGAAAACAGAATGTGAACAAATAACCTCACACTCCAGTGTTTCCGCGCGATCTTTGCGCTTACACGGGGGCGCTGCACAATCATTCGCATCAAAGCCACCCCACCCGTGGTCTAAATTAAAACACGGACCAAGCCCTGGGAGCCTGGAAGGGGAGGTCCACAACGATAGCGGAGGGCTCGCGGTGTCGTTATCAATTATCAGCAGCTTCGGgcgtttcgagcagttccctttttttttgcttttctggTTTTCGTACCAGTTACTTGGGCACACCGAAGTGAGCAGCACAGCACCCTGCTTATCGCTGCTCTCCGTTCGCCAATAGCGTGGGGTTGGCTGGATTTTTGGCCATAATCGAACAGCTATTTGTAATAATTGTAAAGATAACATGGtttgtgcagtttttttttaccgattTGTCAATCCTGGACAAGTGCCTGGACTAGTTTTCCTACCCTTAGAGATCCATCCGCTTTCCCGTATGGAAAATGGTATAGGTATAGGTTGAAACGAAATCGTCATCCCAGCTGTCAACTTCCGCCGAAGGACCAATCCAAGCAAACATGTCTTGGTACAGCGTACGCCACCGGTGACGATTACGACGattccttcttcattttcgaagcaAATGGGACGTCTGACCACCAAACCGGCACCAAACCGGGGTCACTGGGTTGCATGGGAGtacattggcttctcttgatGTGGTGGGTTTTCTCGCAAGTACCATTTCGTAAATGgtaaagtttttactaaatgtttaccatttccagaatgaagtttgacggCTTAAAAGTCaagtagtttaaaatccaaataTCTGATAGATCACCCTAGATAGAGCCGAGAGTGAGGATTGGATTCCATTTCGGGAACTCCTCGTCCAGCCGCGTGGAACTTTTGCTGCAAGCTCTTGGACGTGATTTTACTGCTCGTATACATTttgtcaaataagtaccgggaatttgtgatcttatagaaaatgctttattcgattttcgattattttgtggcgttagattgctacacatgtcagtgactttTGGTGACAATTTGGGCTATTTTTAatgctcagttaattttttacagctgttttacttgaacgtgttttgtcttatcggtgatttctgtcttctcccaaattaattgaccacaaagcggtaatttgagttttggaaacaaaaaaaagccacAGCGGGgcagatttggtcaatacggtggctttggcatcagtagtttgtagtttttggccaaaaattcgcacacaagcaacgatcttaaacttcgtatgcacgtggtctgttcaaaaaatttcacgacatttgggtttcatttttggatttcgcgtttgtggcggattgcttcgcgcaaattgcgcataacttgcaggtaatGTTCGTTATTGAcgcgaaactgttcacattcgaccaaactttgcttttcgacgatCACATCTTCTCGACCCTTTGAGAAATTTTCGAACAACCGATAAATGTTGCATTTagtcttaatagcttcaccatagggcacagtcaacatttcgattgcatccgagctcttaatttcgttttctgcacaaaatttgataaagattccttgccatccattttttggaagagaaaaaatcgccgatgggccaagacatgagcacaataaaacagctgtcaaaagttgaccgattattcaaaatggccaaacttttcaccataagtcactgccatgtgtagcaatctaacgccacaataaatattcatgaataaatgaaggcttttttgttttatttacaatttccGGGTACTTCATTGCTAGAATGTAGTTCTTGGTCTcacatctctctctcactctctctctttctctcttcggCACCTCCCTCAGTCGAGTTCGATGGCAGCGTACGCAGCAAGCGCGGCCCGACCGTTGGGCTGTTTGCGTTTCCTCGCGTCGGTCGCAGTGATCCGGACGTCGGCTTTGACTGGGATACGTCCGGACCGGTCGACGTGTCGGGCGATGACTACGGTAAGGGGGATAGGTTCCGCCGCTAGCCCGCTTCGTCTGGTTTCTATTCTTTCCATTGCTATCATATCATCATAGACGACTATCCACTGAAGGAGATCAAGCGGCAGGGGCTGGTGCCGTTCCCGCGGGTGGGTCGTGCCGGCAAGCAGGATCCGCCGTCCAGCTACTGGCAAGTGGCTCGatcactgcagcagcagcagcagcagcaccaccaccagcagttGCTGAAGCGCGCCGGTGGCTCCGGGGCCAACAGTGGCATGTGGTTCGGGCCACGGCTCGGCAAGCGTGCCGACCcgatccagcagcagaaggGAGACCAGATATAAGTGGCCATGTTTCCGAGGCTGTTCGTGTGTGTTGTTTACCCCGTTCGTTTCCTCCAACCCGCGTGTCGGGAGATTGCAGTCCGCGTCGAGTaggtcgagagagagagagagagctcggACCCGAATCTCGGTCTGGGCTACCCGAAAGGAACGGATCACCGTCGGCGTGTGCCATCGAGGAATGTGTTAGGCTGGAGGCAGCTGCAGGTCGGCGTCGAGTGGCGGACGGACGCCGGCGTCGCGGCTGCTTATTCCTCAGGTCGCGCGGCGACGATCTCGTTTCTTTTGACGCCTGGCCAGTCCTACGCCACGGGAGATGATCGTCGGATGTTACTTCACTTCACCACTGCACCAGTCCCGACCGGAACTACGCACAATGCAatcacacacacatacaaacgcacacacacacacacacatgcacatacAGCTTGGAAACCAGGAGGAGTAGGAGGTAGGCCATCTAGGACGCTGGCAATGATAAACTATAGACACAGATTTGTGGCACCTCTTGTGAACgttgttgtaaataaaaatactcATTACCACTCTTAGAAAAGCATTtgtggaaaaagaaactcaaGCCTTCGAGTGCAGTCTTTACCTAGTATATGGTGTGTGAGGTGACAGGTGGACTGGCTGTCGTTGTGATTTGCGCCAGCTGATTGTCCTGTGGTCTTTATCAATTCGATGACGTGATCTGTTCATTTGACAGTTCTGTGTAAGTAGAGCTATTGTCGTTTTCCAAATCACCACTTTTTTTTACCTATTTCTGAAAGAAAAGACAGAAATTCTAGCGCTGCTCAGTAGGGTTACTGAGTGACAACCGACAGGCCGTTGACATTTGAACTCGCTGTGGCAAGTAAAGCCTTCTTTTGATTCTTTAACACTAGATCTGCCACCGTTTCCAATATACCTATttataccagaccagtcaaaatgactaatcatgtgaaaaattgcttattatgacttcaagtgtttattcaccttataaaaataatgtaaCAAGTAAATTTTCGTGAAATGTTTTCTCCTGTTGTGTTCCTGTACAATATCTAATTACTGATTCCGACTAAGTCCAGCATAATGGCCATCTTCTGGAACCTGATTTCACTGTATATTTTCGAGCCATTTGATCAGTGACATCAACGCCAAATTTGAttccattataaaatgatacagtttcaaCGTAGAGAACAACGTAGAGAAACGTGCCATGCTGTCTTTTTacagtttgcaacttttcggcagTTCCCTCTTAGTTCCGCGTATAGTTCCAACCAACGAAGTGTTTTTAGAGGTTAGCCTTATTACCAAAAGAATAGTTGTAAAAAACTTATCGattgttacagttcttcccttcattGGCGTTGAGACATTTCGAGCCTCCTCTTTCCCTGCATACGGAAAATCATACCAAACCACGGTATTTTTagctcccggtttgaagcagttttgactattttcaatAAACGTCGAAACTAAAGTGAATTCGTCTGTTTACAAACGATGGCTCCGGATTTTTTTGTCAaaacgaatgtactgtaggatcgcggtaaaatcacgtcgactcaTGGTACTGGAAAAAAGGGTTGGTTCCCAATTGTTACTCCACAAATGTTGAAGCctcaaagtatttccttcgtatgctccacgtgcgtacaatattgcaagaaatgtCTTCAATTGTGCTagctcaaaaaaaaattatatgtagtggaaatttgcaattcaaactgtccgaccagtcaaaatgactggtgtggtatatctagtgttaatgtCATCAAATTCAGCATATAACACCTGCGTACGGCGCAGAACTCATCTTCCGGTCATTTGCCTCATCACGGTGGTCAATCAGTCAGCATACAATATGTTGGTAGTGTGCCGAACGTTTGAAACTATGTCACCGATCTGTTTCCCCATGAACCAGGACAAATTGGTTTTCGGAAACCAATTGTCTGTAACAATCATCTCTGGAACAATAATTTGCAACGGAATTATattaaacgaaaaacaatgaTAACGGGCCAGCCATGCTTACACCTTGCGAAGGGCCCTCGTGACGATACGCCAATCAATGCTCCTAGCTCTGGGGTAGGATCACACTGACGGACCCGGTTCCGAGAATCAGCTTACGAATAGGGCGAAAAACGTGTCGAACAGAAAGCTTCCGCTCATCGAaagtggtagtagtagttgtAGGTAGTTTTGTTTCCCACCAGGTAGTGCCAAGGTCCTCCTTGACCAAAGGTCCTTGACGCATGTGGCGCATCAAACGCCATCTGGTGTACGCTACGAACGGCGTCGCCATCGAGTCGGCGTAATCCCATTCGGTTATGCCACTCGATTCGTCCTTTCTCAGGACAACGTTATTcccttttcgatgtttttgtgCGTAGTCAGGACACTTTTCGATGTTTATGTGCGCAGAGTACAGGAGAGTGTCCTGGCTGGTTTCTATTGAAGCAAAGCAGTTTTATAGCTGCTGTATGAGCGACTTCCGTTGT
Above is a genomic segment from Anopheles bellator chromosome X, idAnoBellAS_SP24_06.2, whole genome shotgun sequence containing:
- the LOC131213759 gene encoding transient receptor potential protein isoform X2: MRKATESRENLVNSTASLEDGVAEPGGDHPGAARSLKSATSEFDLDIQDIVLTKTEKRFLLSAERGDCATVRRIIQENKDHPEEFDINCVDPLNRSALIAAIENENIELINLLLREGIKVKDALLHAIKEEYVEAVETLLLWEEENHVPGDPYSWEAVDRSSSSFTADITPLILAAHKNNYEILKILLDRGATLPMPHDVRCGCDECVTSSEQDSLRHSQSRINAYKALSSSSLIALSSKDPISTAFHLSWELRRLSRMETEFRAEYTQMRATVQEFATALLDHARTSNELEIMLNYSPGAVDNWEPGERQTLERLKLALNHKQKMFVAHPNVQQLLAAIWYEGLPGFRRKSIVGQIMQVAKLGTMFPVYSMIYMIAPNSTMGLFMKKPFVKFIVHSASYAFFLMLLGGASQRVEYLAIEWFGPDWAQDILAEWKRKERGSLPGLFECLVILYIISLIWHEMKSLWNDGLMEYVSDLWNIVDFISNTFYIVWMSLRFTSWYTVWRDARAGLNPWYPREQWDPFDPMLLSEGSFAAGMIFSFLKLVHIFSINPHLGPLQVSLGRMIIDIIKFFFIYTLVLFAFGCGLNQLLWYYAVLEKNKCYHLPSGLPDFDNNEKACGIWRRFANLFETSQSLFWASFGLVDLMAFELSGIKSFTRFWALLMFGSYSVINIIVLLNMLIAMMSNSYQIISERSDTEWKFARSRLWMSYFEDGDTLPPPFNLFPSIKNFTKLCKCSDDKRSTTSIIRNREKAQRRHENVMKLLVRRYVTAEQRKRDDFGITEDDVMEIRQDISTLRYELIDILHQNGMRTPNLKPNDNAIAGKKGRVMERRILKDFQIGFVEGILQDTFSSPGEKPADVFSTIAKAIGNKASTKKKKPEDWNALVRRSTVARDPIGNSTEAIMRRSRQSLRKQILDNSEMGLDMDTDHLVAYNPKLSEVTPVTRVAYVKFMTTKLKKDVADGAAATADEAAGAAFENERRQSWKRNSLKKLVDMKDKINNLSQEPDEEASNGDREAPGEATGTATSAEEPMVDDVRAPSGTSSSSESAPVSTVDRPKVRVRSPIIEDPNEEREDTPSSFSPPPPPLGGDPIPERPVSPIPPNSPPLPRHAAAAAAELGDGPEPEPEPEPAVPEVRVTTASATGATVSPTGSTRSVKPPSSPAKTARVKSPERATLSPDHGEPTPAPSPTNRGKSKSTGRNLGGWL